From the genome of Anopheles moucheti chromosome 3, idAnoMoucSN_F20_07, whole genome shotgun sequence, one region includes:
- the LOC128303320 gene encoding ubiquitin carboxyl-terminal hydrolase 35 has product MAINQNTTESSFRSSGNGGSDSASALRMLLEQLLLQSVNNGDANCFTEAEYQKICECIVVLLVADQIDATTKHEIRSLRSLADIITKQFQQLVERKAFRELVKDCLEKMYTVDALSVKKLPSPFATIMLALMDPKQGVAWILSKNMIDEHIRKILNVFIDWLCKINFAPNLNVWIIQMVEGLMAKGRTNCILNVRKDKLKQCKEVMLLPHYQQQVGPVISCLESCGDLQSDNVRLNYACNERYDNTSDVDNSLIRSNARVGLVNLGNTCYMNSVVQALAMTKQFCTEVLLKQIDAPPFSEFQQLLALLIHSRRPELTPRAVLASTRPPGFAPGYQQDSSEFLSYLLDRLHEQEKKLLHGNQPHNAPSLPPAPNNAGGGGGSSNSGGGKTLVQKTFEGQLSVGCLCAVCNSANHTTETFRSLDLSFPDDSDLSAAGDGTHSVQKLLDYFCSSEKLVGENQYFCDRCQQLRDCERSVTVTVPPQNLILTIKHFRYDQIRNLRAKLMNKILHNEDISLTVTDAAGHCRQLHYRNYAVVVHYGTSMDSGHYYTYAQDGTGSWFKFNDNYVTECTTSELQNIPSPNTPYILFYQLVTNNASEATEAAASSQGQTISSSYGDIGGGMHENFPALNELPTRLQEFVRDDNLLYHREVQEQRDKKASKLPLLSLGGSGGNRRQSDDYDDPPPSSCGSKWLQSSNNFIF; this is encoded by the exons ATGGCTATCAACCAAAACACAACCGAGTCGTCGTTCCGTAGCTCCGGGAATGGTGGCAGTGATTCAGCGTCGGCCTTGCGTATGCTGCTCGAGCAGTTGCTGCTACAGAGTGTCAACAATGGTGATGCAAACTGTTTCACCGAGGCGGAATATCAGAAAATATGCGAATGCATCGTCGTACTGCTGGTGGCGGATCAGATCGATGCGACTACCAAACACGAAATACGGAGCCTGCGATCGCTGGCTGACATCATTACGAAGCAGTTCCAGCAGCTGGTTGAACGGAAAGCCTTTCGCGAGCTGGTGAAGGATTGTCTTGAAAAGATGTACACTGTCGATGCACTGTCGGTAAAGAAACTGCCCTCGCCGTTCGCTACAATCATGCTGGCACTCATGGACCCTAAACAAGGTGTTGCGTGGATTCTGTCGAAAAACATGATCGATGAACATATCAGAAAAATTCTTAACGTTTTCATCGACTGGCTGTGTAAGATAAATTTTGCGCCAAACCTAAACGTTTGGATTATACAAATGGTCGAAGGTTTAATG GCTAAGGGCAGAACAAATTGCATTTTGAATGTGCGGAAGGATAAATTGAAACAATGCAAGGAAGTAATGCTGCTCCCGCACTACCAACAGCAGGTTGGTCCAGTGATCAGTTGTTTGGAGTCGTGTGGAGATTTGCAATCG GACAACGTTCGTTTGAACTATGCTTGTAACGAACGATACGACAATACTTCCGACGTGGACAATAGTTTGATTCGTTCCAATGCCCGCGTAGGTTTGGTCAATCTGGGCAATACATGCTACATGAACAGCGTGGTACAAGCGTTGGCTATGACTAAACA attttgtacGGAAGTTTTACTGAAGCAGATCGATGCGCCGCCATTCTCAGAATTTCAACAGCTCCTCGCTCTGTTGATCCACTCACGGCGACCCGAACTGACGCCACGTGCCGTACTGGCATCAACACGACCGCCAGGTTTCGCACCCGGTTACCAGCAGGATTCTTCCGAGTTTCTTAGCTATCTACTCGATCGTCTGCACGAGCAGGAGAAAAAGTTGCTGCATGGAAATCAGCCACATAACGCACCATCACTACCACCTGCTCCAAACAATGCTGGTGGCGGTGGGGGCAGCAGTAACAGCGGAGGTGGCAAAACACTAGTGCAGAAAACGTTCGAGGGTCAACTTTCGGTTGGATGTTTGTGCGCGGTTTGTAACAGTGCGAACCATACGACCGAGACCTTCCGGTCGCTCGATCTTTCCTTCCCGGACGATAGTGATCTTTCGGCTGCGGGCGATGGTACACATTCGGTGCAGAAGCTGCTCGATTACTTTTGCTCGTCCGAGAAACTGGTCGGCGAGAATCAATATTTCTGTGATCGGTGTCAGCAGTTGCGCGATTGTGAGCGTTCCGTGACGGTAACGGTACCACCCCAGAACCTCATCCTGACCATTAAACACTTCCGGTATGACCAGATCCGAAACTTGCGCGCGAAGCTGATGAACAAGATATTACACAATGAGGACATTTCGCTTACCGTGACGGATGCCGCTGGTCACTGTCGTCAGCTGCACTATCGCAACTATGCGGTTGTAGTACATTACGGTACAAGCATGGACTCGGGACACTACTACACCTACGCACAAGATGGTACGGGATCGTGGTTCAAGTTTAATGACAACTACGTTACGGAATGCACAACCAGTGAACTGCAGAACATACCGAGCCCTAACACACCGTATATACTGTTCTACCAACTGGTCACGAACAATGCTTCGGAAGCAACGGAAGCCGCCGCAAGCAGCCAAGGTCAAACGATCAGTTCCTCGTATGGTGACATCGGTGGCGGCATGCACGAAAACTTTCCCGCCCTGAACGAACTGCCTACCCGGCTGCAGGAGTTTGTGCGCGACGACAATCTTCTGTATCACCGGGAGGTTCAGGAACAGCGAGACAAGAAAGCCTCCAAATTGCCACTGCTATCGCTCGGTGGAAGCGGAGGCAATCGACGTCAGTCGGACGATTACGACGATCCACCGCCAAGCTCATGCGGTAGCAAATGGTTGCAGTCGTCAAATAATTTCATCTTTTAA
- the LOC128302308 gene encoding uncharacterized protein LOC128302308, whose translation MAVGRVAGTGNIGYSSNYRTGGRSYHGGINEEIIWISIGMAVTIAILITLALIYLAYEKCQKRRQRYIQA comes from the exons ATGGCCGTCGGGAGAGTTGCTGGCACGGGAAATATTGGGTACTCATCGAACTACCGGACTGGAG GACGATCCTACCATGGTGGAATAAATGAAGAAATCATATGGATTAGTATCGGGATGGCGGTCACCATCGCGATACTAATCACCTTAGCGTTAATCTATCTGGCCTACGAAAAATGCCAAAAGCGTCGTCAGCGCTATATACAAGCGTGA
- the LOC128304040 gene encoding bromodomain-containing protein DDB_G0278469, whose amino-acid sequence MGKSSQVAMDPDSSSDRITARVGSRTKKAKIVFDPSDHHVPRKRNRRGENDIAVTTTGLSKSETSRTPTPLSSSFAEAGSSYNSHTSAANSTVPIVTASHRSATTTPGTSCRLCQKCGQKGPGRIPRKTPITPWTCSACALLKTDSKTSGNKQGKSKNQTKSVRRRTSEEADNMNDEEEEDEEPEEEEEEEEEREEDNKQQHDFAGFSETELGGHGNVNDVTADERLYAPIKQDPSADSDGGALADTIATRKTTKSSLKADYSNDESVKDIRYWSCDDVCRFFGRHCKAWGDLFHEQEIDGASLLLMRKGDVLTRFGLKLGPAMELYQRIVALQNGDRDIVDVRLTWI is encoded by the exons ATGGGCAAATCATCACAGGTTGCCATGGATCCCGATAGCAGCAGTGATCGCATAACAGCTCGCGTTGGTTCGCGCACGAAG AAAGCGAAAATTGTATTTGACCCCTCCGACCATCATGTGCCGCGAAAACGCAACCGTCGAGGTGAAAACGATATAGCGGTAACAACAACGGGGCTATCGAAATCAGAAACAAGCCGGACCCCAACGCCGTTATCGTCGTCCTTTGCCGAAGCAGGTTCAAGCTACAATAGTCATACGTCAGCAGCAAATTCAACGGTACCAATAGTAACAGCTAGCCATCGCAGTGCTACTACAACGCCGGGGACATCGTGCCGCCTTTGTCAAAAATGCGGCCAGAAAGGGCCCGGGCGAATACCACGTAAAACACCCATAACACCTTGGACGTGTTCTGCGTGTGCGTTACTTAAAACGGACAGCAAGACATCTGGTAACAAACAGGGAAAGTcgaaaaatcaaaccaaatcTGTTAGGCGTCGAACTTCTGAAGAAGCTGATAATATGAATGATgaagaggaggaggatgaGGAACCggaggaagaagaggaagaggaagaggagaGAGAAGAGGATAACAAGCAGCAGCATGATTTTGCCGGATTCAGCGAGACGGAACTCGGTGGCCATGGGAATGTAAACGATGTAACGGCCGACGAACGGCTTTATGCTCCGATCAAACAAGACCCAAGTGCGGATAGTGATGGTGGTGCCCTAGCCGATACCATCGCAACCAGAAAAACCACTAAATCGTCATTAAAAGCCGATTATAGCAACGATGAATCGGTCAAAGACATACGGTACTGGTCGTGCGATGATGTGTGTCGGTTCTTCGGCAGGCATTGCAAAGCGTGGGGTGATTTATTCCACGAACAG GAAATCGATGGCGCATCGTTGCTCTTAATGCGGAAAGGTGACGTGCTGACGAGATTTGGCCTTAAGCTTGGCCCGGCAATGGAACTGTATCAGCGTATAGTGGCTCTACAGAACGGTGACAGAGATATAGTCGATGTACGATTAACTTGGATATAA
- the LOC128301790 gene encoding probable cytochrome P450 303a1, which translates to MWYFVACCVVLLLLWLHLDNLKPANFPPGPKWYPIVGSALSITNARNKTGMLCKAVEHIASEYPEHRGVIGFKIGKDKAVMAINAESLKEMMNNEDFDGRPTGLFYETRTWGLRRGVLLTDEQFWQEQRRFIVRHLKEFGFARKGMTEIIQNEAAQIRKDFEELIAQGNGKAMVQMQGAFSVYVLNTLWLMMAGIRYSKDNKDLRYLQSLLHELFTNIDMMGALFSHFPYLRFVAPRLSGYRQFVEIHECMHKFIGAEVERHQKNFNPDDEPRDLMDVYLRTLQNNNAPSDSFSREQLLAVCLDMFIAGSETTTKTLDFSFLYIVRNPHVMRRMQEEIDDIVGRNRLPTLEDRASMPYCEATTLEGLRMFMSNTFGIPHRALKDTQLCGYNIPKDTMLVGMFRGMMLDENLWENPTQFNPERFLKDGKIHIPVQYHPFGVGKHRCMGELMAKSNLFLFLTTTLQSFDLLVPEGAPIPSDVPVDGATPSVRKYHVVIRPR; encoded by the exons ATGTGGTACTTCGTAGCGTGTTgcgtggtgctgctgctgttatggCTTCACCTAGATAATTTAAAGCCAGCCAATTTTCCTCCCGGTCCAAAATGGTACCCGATCGTGGGCAGTGCTCTCTCCATCACGAATGCACGCAACAAAACTGGTATGCTGTGCAAGGCGGTCGAGCATATTGCCAGCGAGTATCCCGAACATCGCGGCGTAATTGGCTTCAAGATCGGCAAAGATAAAGCCGTAATGGCAATCAATGCAGAGTCACTCAAAGAAATGATGAACAACGAAGACTTTGATGGGCGACCGACCGGCTTATTCTACGAAACGCGCACGTGGGGTCTCCGGCGCGGAGTGCTGCTAACGGACGAGCAGTTCTGGCAGGAGCAACGTCGTTTCATCGTGCGTCATCTGAAAGAGTTTGGGTTCGCTCGCAAAGGCATGACGGagatcatccaaaacgaagcgGCACAGATACGGAAGGACTTTGAGGAACTGATTGCACAAGGCAATGGGAAGGCTATGGTGCAGATGCAGGGTGCCTTTTCCGTGTACGTCCTGAACACTCTCTGGCTGATGATGGCCGGTATCCGGTACAGCAAGGATAACAAAGATTTAAGATACTTGCAATCGCTGCTACACGAACTGTTCACCAACATCGACATGATGGGTGCGCTGTTTAGCCACTTCCCGTACCTAAGGTTTGTCGCGCCAAGGCTTTCAGGCTACCGACAGTTTGTCGAAATTCATGAGTGCATGCACAAGTTCATCGGTGCCGAGGTCGAACGCCACCAGAAAAACTTCAATCCAGACGACGAACCTCGCGACCTAATGGACGTCTACTTGCGCACGCTCCAAAACAATAACGCACCGTCCGATAGTTTCTCCCGCGAGCAGCTGTTGGCCGTTTGTTTGGACATGTTTATTGCCGGCTCGGAAACGACCACCAAAACGCTCGACTTTTCCTTTCTGTACATTGTGCGCAATCCTCACGTTATGCGTCGGATGCAGGAAGAAATAGACGACATCGTTGGCCGCAATCGGTTGCCAACATTGGAAGACCGTGCCAG CATGCCCTATTGCGAAGCTACTACACTAGAAGGGCTCAGGATGTTCATGTCGAATACGTTCGGTATTCCACATCGAGCACTGAAAGACACCCAACTTTGTGGGTACAACATACCCAAG GACACCATGCTCGTTGGCATGTTCCGCGGAATGATGCTGGATGAGAACTTGTGGGAAAATCCGACCCAATTCAATCCAGAACGTTTCCTGAAGGATGGAAAAATTCACATACCCGTCCAGTACCATCCGTTCGGAGTCGGCAAACATCGTTGCATGGGTGAGCTAATGGCGAAAAGTAATCTCTTCCTGTTTTTGACAACAACGCTGCAGTCGTTCGATCTCTTGGTGCCGGAGGGAGCACCCATTCCGTCGGATGTTCCAGTCGATGGGGCCACGCCTAGTGTGCGAAAGTATCACGTGGTCATACGTCCTCGTTAG
- the LOC128301149 gene encoding polypeptide N-acetylgalactosaminyltransferase 2 encodes MRRNVKVFGIISITWIVVVIYYFQGDYYHNDGNRALRLRSSKVKHSISDHYNAGGAAREALTHHDNEHQSLLKHAEGSNAVFVGSSSSSTSSSNGHSLQSSNSNSNSIFSYNSPPMTWDYFDEASYIQKGGLQRGEDPYLRNRFNQQASDGLKSNRELPDTRNAMCRRTSWSDLTTIAHLPATSVIITFHNEARSTLLRTVVSVLNRSPERLIHEIILVDDYSDFPEDGQELAKIQKVRLIRNSKREGLVRSRVTGAAAATAKVLTFLDSHCECNVNWLEPLLARVAEDPTRVVCPVIDVISMDTFQYIGASADLRGGFDWNLVFKWEYLSNAERKARQRDPTAPIRTPMIAGGLFVIDKAYFERLGTYDTQMDIWGGENLEISFRVWQCGGSLEIIPCSRVGHVFRKRHPYTFPGGGSGNIFAKNTRRAAEVWMDEYKKYYYAAVPLATNIPFGDIDDRLQLRRDLQCKPFRWYLEHVYPQLGIPERRNNGSIRQGVYCLDSLGNVAGAVVGLYTCHGNGGNQNWILNRKGELKHHDLCLTLVKFTISARFNSVLMKYCDESENQQWHLKDGGLIQHRKINVCLDSRHMKERGITAERCNSALESQHWKVVTEAQ; translated from the coding sequence ATGAGACGTAATGTGAAAGTGTTTGGTATTATATCCATCACCTGGATAGTGGTGGTCATCTACTACTTCCAGGGCGACTACTACCACAATGATGGAAATCGTGCGCTGAGGTTGCGTAGCAGCAAAGTGAAGCACTCCATCTCAGACCACTACAATGCGGGAGGTGCAGCACGCGAAGCTCTAACGCATCACGACAATGAACACCAGAGTCTGTTGAAACATGCAGAGGGAAGTAATGCCGTGTTCGttggcagcagtagcagtagtaccAGTAGCAGTAACGGTCATAGCCTCCAGAgtagcaatagcaatagtaaTAGTATTTTTAGTTACAATTCGCCACCCATGACATGGGACTATTTTGATGAGGCCAGCTACATCCAGAAGGGTGGCCTACAGCGGGGAGAGGATCCCTACCTAAGGAATCGCTTCAATCAACAGGCGAGCGATGGCTTAAAGAGCAATCGGGAGCTGCCGGACACTCGTAATGCGATGTGCCGTCGAACGAGCTGGTCGGATCTCACAACCATCGCGCATTTGCCAGCGACCAGTGTGATCATCACGTTTCACAACGAAGCCCGCAGCACGTTGCTGCGGACGGTGGTTAGCGTGCTGAACCGTTCGCCCGAGCGATTGATTCACGAGATTATTCTGGTCGATGACTATTCCGATTTTCCCGAGGATGGGCAAGAGTTGGCCAAAATCCAGAAAGTACGGTTGATAAGAAACAGTAAACGCGAGGGTTTGGTACGATCGCGAGTAACAGGTGCAGCTGCCGCCACAGCTAAGGTGCTTACATTCCTTGACAGCCACTGCGAGTGTAACGTGAACTGGCTCGAACCGTTGCTGGCTCGGGTAGCCGAGGATCCAACACGCGTCGTTTGTCCGGTGATCGACGTGATCAGCATGGATACGTTCCAGTACATAGGTGCATCGGCCGATCTACGTGGAGGGTTCGATTGGAACCTGGTGTTCAAGTGGGAATATCTGAGTAATGCTGAACGAAAAGCGAGACAACGCGATCCCACTGCGCCCATTCGAACGCCTATGATTGCGGGAGGGTTATTCGTTATTGATAAAGCGTACTTCGAGCGTCTCGGCACCTACGATACGCAAATGGACATCTGGGGCGGAGAAAATCTCGAAATTAGCTTCCGAGTGTGGCAGTGTGGAGGCTCACTGGAGATTATCCCCTGCAGCCGGGTAGGGCACGTATTCCGCAAGCGCCATCCATACACGTTCCCCGGTGGAGGGAGTGGAaacattttcgccaaaaatACCCGTCGCGCAGCAGAGGTGTGGATGGACGAGTATAAGAAGTACTACTATGCTGCCGTTCCGCTCGCTACTAACATTCCGTTCGGTGATATTGACGATCGATTGCAGCTGCGACGGGATCTGCAGTGTAAGCCGTTCCGATGGTATCTAGAGCATGTCTATCCGCAGTTAGGCATACCGGAACGGCGCAACAATGGTAGCATACGGCAGGGCGTTTACTGCCTTGATAGTCTAGGCAATGTGGCTGGTGCGGTCGTCGGATTGTACACATGCCACGGGAACGGTGGTAATCAGAACTGGATACTCAACAGAAAAGGGGAGCTAAAGCATCATGATCTCTGCCTGACGCTGGTTAAATTCACAATCAGCGCACGATTTAATAGCGTGCTGATGAAGTATTGTGACGAATCGGAAAATCAGCAGTGGCACCTGAAGGATGGTGGACTAATACAGCACCGTAAGATCAATGTTTGTCTCGATTCGCGACACATGAAGGAACGAGGCATCACGGCCGAACGATGCAATTCTGCACTAGAATCGCAACACTGGAAGGTTGTAACGGAGGCGCAGTAA